taatattttttattattcgtatttatttatatatataattgtttgatttattttttggggaattaccccatatactatttttttaatttttttttttcaaatttacgatttgggtttctaaagtggttgcagcgctagttgcaacaggggtttctgtacgattttctgctgcaatttaggttgcagtaCTAGTtgtaataggggtttctatgtagaattccgtaaaaatacaaaaaaaaaaaaaactgttttgaagtataaaaatgaaaaagccccttgtttttttttactaattattcaattaatattaatataagttTAAAGTATTTTTAAGACCACTCAAGTTTTTTGTACTATATTTTTTGATAGTTTTGATAACTTTTACGACTTATGTATCTTTTATGGCTTTTGTACAATTTTTTATGGTTTGTCCCTATTTGTTTAGGGTAGTTTTGTGGTATGGTCAATTGGCAAGAGAAGTGATTCCTTTTGTGCTCATGATTTCTACTTCAACGACTTTTTCGCTTTTAACAGATAAGTATTTCAACTTTTATGtccttaattatatttaatatggATTGATTTATCATTGTTCTTTCATATTATCTTTTTTCATTATATTGAGTGGTAATagagtttattttttgttattttgtaggtTATTTTGTGGAGGGTCTACAATTACAGGGAATTTACTCataactttaattttaaataaaatttgtttattttgctTTTCAGCAGGTTATATTAGGGTGCTAGTATattgttactagccaaagggtaatacctttggctagttatttttagaaattttgttgttttttttttattattttagtaatgtTGAGCTAATGATATGAGTTGCGTGTTATTTtgggaaatttaattttctatacttaaaaatgttcaaatttttctttaaaccaatacattttatattacaaaaaatatgacacttttttcaaaaccccaaaaatacccccctctatctactttgtctctctctcggattgaacaaaaaaaaagcacatggtccgatggggtccgatcaATCGGACCCATTGGAccatgggtccgaccatcggaccgatgtgcctctctctcttcgttttcctcaaattgaaaaaaaaaagcatatggtccgatggtcggaccacatggtccgatggggtgCGATtgggtcggaccccatcggaccatgtggtccgaccatcagaccatatggttttttttttctgttcgtttcgagagagagacgaagagagtgAGAGGGGGCGGTCAACAGTGGGTGGGTGGTGGAGGTGAGCCGTGGTGGTGCGTTTGGGGGTAGGGGCGGTCGAATGGTGGGGGCGGTCAAGTGGGGCGGTCACTCACggtgagagagaggaagagaggggGGCATTTTCGTGGGGTTCGGGGTCGCCGGTTCTGGTTGGTCGGGGTTGAGCGTCGACGGCGTGGGTGGGTCGGGGTTGAGCGTCGACGAAGCACGGTGGGGACGGGGTTGAGCTTCAGTTGAAAAAATGGTGGTTGTGAGGAGTGGGTACTCGGTTCGGCTGGCGGCTGTgcgagaggaagagagaggatgAGAGGGAGGGGTTTGAAATGGGAggggtagtttaggaaaattAGGAAAGTTGTCATATAGTaccaattttaataaatatgcaTTTAGGGGAAAAATTATAGGGCATTTTAAGcatgaaatttcaaattttattttgaagattgtcattttattttaagtttgtatattaattttattttgaagattgtcattctaatataattttttcagtTTCGCTAGCTCTGGagacaattattaataataggAAGGTATTTTTTCAATGTGATGTGGTGCTGTTTTGAAGACGTTATAGCTtgattgtctaaatttccggggacaattttgtcccatgtggctcgGGATTAGAATTCTGCAGTACATGATTTGGCAAAGCATGCCCTTcagttagacgatgagctatcctggttcgaggaggtgtCTCGCCGATTGTGGATTGCTGCTTTGTTAATcatgtgtgattttgatcaccgcataaaaaaaatatttgtctaattgataattattttttatataaggtATTTAAATATGATATTTCTATTTGTTTGAACTGTTTTAAAGGTATTTATGCAATTTACATTtcgtttttttttaaagttattgctttaataaatttaaaattattattaaaaataacattaacatttttgggtgattctacaatgcacctcaTATTAAAAGGGATGTATTTATGTACCCTCTACTTGTTTCggcatttaaaaaaatattcagtctaatttttttcatattcatgtatgttataactatttaagatatcttacaaaatttgaaataatttacaatatagaaaataatgttcaaacagtctattttatactcgtataaaataaaatagtcacgcgtgcaacacactgcttaaatgcaatttttgacatattaaacttttttaaattttttgaaattttgcaggatgtcttaaataattataatttacatgacTATAAAAAacatttgactaaaaaattatttcgaatactaaaatagataaagatGTATCGATGTATCCCTTTTAAGAGagtgcattatagaatttttcaacattttttatgttaaaaaagtaaaataaaatattaagagtgACTTTTTCCttacaattaatttaattggCAACAAGGAAAATTAGTAACTTAAGCGTGTTTAAAAGTATTAATTATGCAATTACTTAtgctattttaaaatataaaatgtatTTAAATATcagataataattataaatgaaTTCACATTACAgaaaatgatatattttttagtaattaatatttaaaatataaaattttaataattacactTACAGCTGtttatataaatttgaaaatcGCAGTTTAATCCAAACCACGACAATTCGAACCACTGTAGATTGTAACTGGGGAAACTGTTTTTGATGGTTTGGTCTAATCGGACCATTTACGGCGTAATGGTTCGGTTGCGGTTCGTAATAAATAGTTAACGGTTAAATCGGACCGAAccgtttataaataaataattaatttatatacattttatatatgactatatgtataattttgaacTTTTTTGTGTGTCAAgttttttattaaatgaattttggatttttatgttatatttgacttttgagaatatttttatatcgttatttatatgttatagaTCTATTACTTATcatgttaaatatatattttgaaaaataaaattaaaagcttaataaaaatagtacaattacttaaaaaatatgaataattttaaattctacTCAAACCGTGGTTTCAAACCAAATCAAACCGTTCTTAAGGGTTTGGTTTGATTTGAGAAATTTATTGGTCTAGTTTGGTTTCAAATATTCAAAAAGCCTTTATACTGGTTtagttcaaaaattaaaaaaattcggACCAAACTAATTcgtgaacacccctaattacACTTAACTCTTAGGGATAAGTTGAAGAATATCTCTTTTTTTatctattaatcaaaaatactttcatattttatttcattaaaatttaCCCACTTTTATGAGTGAGTTGTTTAATATACTCCTGTTCTCCCTTTTAAGTGTATTTAAGGGGTATAATCATCTATAAAAATAgtagatatattttaaataatatgaaaataaaagtaaaaattaaaataaataaagtaaagtaCACGTACAATCCAATTTTCTCTAACTCTTATgggataaaaaaattaaaatttaccaaatgtaaaatattaaaatttataaaataatctcaCTACATGCAAATCTACTATGGATTTGGGACTAAACAAGATTATTTTACTACTAAAAGTTTTCGTTAAGCCTATCACAAAACAAATTTGAAAGTGTAATTGGATTTTCTGATTGAGAGAAGGTACCCAATTAGGTTAGGTTTTATTTGAGTCCTTAATTTGcagcttcttctttttcttttctcatcACTCGATTGCATTAAAGCCATAGACTTTATTTGATTCGAATGAAATTGGAAACAACCCACATCACCATTTTACTTTAATATCTCTCATTTTCTTTAGAATTGATGGATTGGCAGAGTGAGTGAAAACAGACATGGAAGAAGAAGACAACAAcaacagcagcagcagcagcaagaACAAGGTTGATAAGTTCAAAATTGGGTCTTTACCAACTCTAATGTACATACCTGACTTCATAACACATGATCAACAAACCCTTCTTTTGAACAATGTAAGATAATGCCTTTTCCCCTTTCTTTAATCTTACATATAATCATTATATATTTGTCATTTGTGTTTTCAtgttattctctttatttatttaagatcaATGGAGCTCCTCATTCAAAGTGGAAGTCCTTGAAGAATAGAAGGCTACAGAATTGGGGTTTGTTTATATTAAATCTTACTTTAATTTGAGTTCTTTTGACTTTGTTATTCATGGATGGTTCTTCCTTCCTAGCAGGTGGTATTGTGCATGAAAAGGGTCTTCTAGCCCAACCATGTAAGTGGCAAAATCATTAGACATATAAGGTTATGAtatattaactgatttttcttgttgaatttgaagTTATGCAGTGCATTTTAATCTTTTTCTAAGTGGAAATATGAATTTATGGAGTGCATCACTAAATTATACCTATTTGTACAAATAGCTCCGCGATTAGCGCTAGTTAATACATAGGTTCCAATAAGCATATGTTGAGTTGGTACGGAAATGGGATCCCCAATTGCTGGAGACAACAGATTTGTATGAAAAAACATAACTGTTTGAGCCTCTAAAGAGAACCAGcaaatgattataaattctCTTTTTCGAATGCTCTAAATTTATGTTTGTGTGTTTCTGTTCCTTAGTTGTTATATTATACTTATTACTTACTGTGAAATCAATGAGGTTTTCATCCTTTAATCTTGTTTCCTTTCCTCATTCTCTGTTTATTACTCCTCATTTCCCTTGCCCTATTCTATTCTCTTCTCTATCTTGTTTAAATCTGTATAATTTGTTCAAAAGTATAGATAATAAGATCTCATGCTCAACTCATTGTGAAGTTACTCTTGAGGGGATTATTATGTTGTGTTCAACCAAGCACAACCTAAATCTTGTGCCATATTTTATATTCAAAGGCAAATGGATCaaagttagaacacatttcctATGTATTAACTTAAGGCGCCTTTATTTGCATCCATATACTTCTACAGGCCACATACATTTCAATTCAATTCCTCAGATATTTCCGTTGTGTCCCGAGCTGAAACTGTAATGGGGACACTTATGTAGGTGCTTAGCTGCTAAAATTTCTAGGCAGGATTTTCAAGTTTATCTGTGAATACACAATTGATTTACTTTTACTTTTTAAGTTCATTACATCTCTTTGATATGTGTAAATTATATTTTGCTTCTCGAGTTAAACTCGATATGTGTAACCTCTGTTGTTTAAAGAGAATTTTCTGATTTGAAAAACTGACTCTGCCACAGTGCCACCTTGGCTAGCAAAGGTTACACTGAAAATATGTGAAGAAACAGGATTATTCCCTGCACCGATCAATCATGTTCTTATCAACGAATACCTCCCTAACCAAGGAATCATGGTAGGTCATTTCATACATAGTTTCTTGTGAGTTTCAAGTACTTTTTCTGTTAGCTATTTGAATTTTATGATGCATATTGATGAATCGATGGCTGGCTGGAAAGTCTCCTTGAGTTTCTCCGGCCAATCTAAGTTTGTATCTCCTTAGAAAAAGTTAtcctttttattttgaaaaagagatAGAGGCCGTTGTCTTAGACGGGCCCTACCCGATATTTATTGAAATCCCTTACTTTGTGGTGGAGGAAAACCATGGTTACAAGAGTCTAAGCATAAAACTAAAACACGCACAAAAGCAAGACCGGACCCAATAAAAACAGTACTTGTTAGTTctgaaagaaaaattatatcaaATTTCTCCATTCTCTAGTTAAGTCTAAGAATGAGAAGTGGTCAAAATATTTAGTCTTGAACACCCAAGTGGCTGTCCAAAATCTAATGGCTGTGTGTTGTGTTGTGTGCAGCCACACCAGGACGGGCCAGCTTATTTCCCGGTTGTGGCGATTCTGTCTCTTGGCTCACCTGCTGTTATGGACTTCACTCCCCATTCAAGATTGATGGAAGAAAACCATAAAGACGATAAAACGTTGGACAATCCCCGTCCTTTTTCGGTCCTCCTCATGCCTTGCAGCTTACTGATATTCAAAGACTCGGCATATTCAGGTGGTAACACGATGAATAAATACTGAATCTTGTCATTGTATGTTTTAGTGAACATTCATATTTTGACTGACCCTTCTTTTTGCTATTATGGTTAGACTACTTGCACGGTATAAAGGACTCCGAATTACAAAGCTTTAATGGGGTAAGCGCAGTACTTAGCTTTGCCTAAGTTGAATAGGTTTTTCTTCTGAATTTGGCTTCTTCTCATATATGTTTCTATTTAATTGTGGTCTTATTCAGGTTGTAAATGAAGTTGAGGCTTTAAATTATCAAGAGCAAGATTCAGAAGAGGTGAAGAATATTCATAGAACTAGCAATAGAATTTCACTAACTTGTAGATTAGTATTGAAAGTTCATAAAAATTTGTTCaagttttgaaatttgaatgccCATTTAGTTTagccaaaattatttatatgtatgtatttatgTGTCAAAACACCATTAATTGTGGCCATGAAATGATGCACTTGCTTAAACTTCTTGATTctatacttatctttcattaTTAGATCAATGATTTAATGACTCACAATCACATCTTTGGCTTTAAAACTAAGTAGATTGACTATGTAAGAATCGatcataaaagtaacatgatcAATCAGTATAGTATCTATTGAGTAACTTGTTACGCAAAGCTTTTCTTCAGTTTTACATCAACTTTGACAAGATTTTCATATTTGTACAATCCTAATTTCTTCTCAATAAGCCTAAACATTTAATCAATCACATTATCAATCTCAATTTTTGACAATGTTTTCTATAaacagattttttattttttacacatcacacacaaaaaaaattacttctATACTTCATATACGATTCGCAATTTGACACAAACCCTAACTTGGCCTCGGCCTTGGCATTGGAACTGGACTTGATCACTTGCCCTGGTCTCGACACCAGACCCCAACTTGACCCTGAAGCATAACCCACCATCTTAGAGCTTCGATGCTTTGATCAAAGTACGGAGATTAAACAACAAGCAAGTAACCCgtaacttttttctttcttcttcactatTTTCAACAATCATCGACATCATCGATGACGCATGCTCCCTAGTCTGTGAATttggactcaaacccgaactcTGACCTAAACCCTGGCCCCAACACCTAACCTCGAATCCCGACTCTAACCCAACCCTATCCGGACCTCAACCCCAAACCCaacttaaacaaaaaaaaaaaatttacaaaacacaaattcgtttttttgtttttaaaatttattatatgttcaagtaaatattaaaaatccCATACTTTATGAAAATActcttttcatttattttgtttagaaaaataccatatatattttttattatagaatcgaagaaaaagaaaggaaagaaTAGGTCGAAATACGGAATTGGAAttgatataaataaaaagttaaaaataacaaaaaaaaaaaaaaaatcataatatcAAGAAGACGAAGTCCGTCTCGCTCGTCTCTGAACCAACCATAACCGaaaagaagacgaagaagaagacGACGACGACGACGACGACGGCGACGGAGAAGAAGAACAACGAACGACGAACCTCTCTTCACCTTCAATCCACGGCTCCGACCTCGATGCATTCAGTTTCTGCACCGCTTTTCCACAACCTCATTCATTATTATTACCTAATCTAATCTCTACTTCTCAAGTGAGTGTTCAACCCTTTCTTTTTTCTCTACATGGATCTACTTTCTCCATTTTTGttttctattcaattcaattccattctttcaaattatatttactttttTCTGCTTACACCTCGCAAATGCTGCTCCTATTGTCTCTCGAGACTCTCCCCCTGTTCGTTTTGGAAACCCTAGATTTTTGGTGATTCAATGGTTGCATTTATTTGTATATGTAGGGTTTCttgaataagaagaagaaggataATAATTAGTATCGGAATATAATTACGTACCTTGATAGATATAGAAGTGGTGTGATGAGCTATAATGGCAGCTCAACAATCTTCTCGTCTTCATCGTCTGCTCACTCTTTTGGACAGTATCCTTTGCCTTTCGATGCTTTCTTGTTTATATTATAGGGCATTGTCTTTGTTCTTGTTGTTCTCCGTTTCAATTTCTTTcccttaaccaaaaaaaaaaaagctggtTCGTCACAGTCCACAAGGTTCACTGCTGCTCGTCAGATTGGGGAAATAGCCAAATCGCATCCTCAAGACTTGGTATCTCTTTTGAAAAAGGTATTGTTTATTATCTTATGTACAATACAAAGCTCAAGGTCGAATGTTTCTTTGTCTTAGTAGTTTTAGTGCTGTGTTGTTGTATTAGGTTTGTCAGTATCTTCGTAGCAAAAACTGGGATACGAGGGTTGCTGCTGCTCGTGCTATTGGGGCTATAGCTGAGAATGTTAATCACACATCTTTGCCTCAACTTCTTTCTTCATTCAAATCAAAATTGTCTGACTTTGGAATGCCTGGTATTTCTGAAGATTTGCTTGCATTGCCAGATTTTCATTCCAACGTTGCTGGCATCTCTTTCAGGAggtcattttttgtttttgtttttgttttttttttcaattgtaATGATTCTTTAATTTCATATTGATGTTAGTTTTTGTCTACAAACTACAGCTTTAATATCAACAAAGTGCTCGAGTTTGGCGCTTTATTGGCATCTGGAGGACAGGTAGTTTTGAAACCTACATTCTGTTGATTTTCATGTGGTGCTCAATGACATTTGTATCAAACCCAAAACTTATACTATTAAGATATTGTTGTTCCTAAATGCTCTCCTGCTCTTGGGGATGAAGCACATCTGTGATTGatctttttttattgtttttttgaaaaaagagaaagaggtaACTTTTCTTAGACTGACCCCTCCCCCAATATGTTATTGAAACCCTCACTTGAGGCGGAAGAATACCATGGATACAGACGCTTTAGCACAAAACGAACTAAAACAATATAGTGCCAAAACAATACAAAAGTACATAAGAAGCTCAAATACCCatagataaaattaaattacaacAAAGATCTCCATTCTCTACATAAGATCTTTTTTAGTTGTTTGTGTATGCATATAATTAGACCTTCTCATACCACTTTTGAACTCAGGAATATGACATTGCGTATGATAGTTTGAAGAACCCAAGGGAAAGGTTGGCTCGTCAGAAGCAAAATCTTCGGCGACGTTTAGGTTagtagtttaattattttatggcttTAGTCTTTACACGAGTGTTGTGGAGAAAATGTCTATCAAAActtttttcttataaaatagattacacGTCTCACCTTCTGTGGTATTATTTGTCTTCGGGTGTTAAAGTCAAGCTCATTGCTACTTGACGCAGGCTTGGAAGTATGTGAGCAGTTCATGGATGTAAATGATATGATAAGAGATGAAGACCTTATTATGCAGAGCTCTCATGGAAATGGAATAAATCAGAGAGTTTATGTACCACATAATATTCAGCGATTAGTTGCAGATATGGTTCCAAACATCATGTCGAGAAGGCCTAGTCCAAGAGAAAGGAATCTTCTCAAACGAAAAGCAAAAATTAGCTCAAAAGACCAAATGAAAGGTTGGTCTGAGGATGGCGACTCAAGGGTGTTGGGTGTACAGAATGTGACTGTGCCAAAGGTCCTAAGTGCCGATTCCTTAAGTTCTAGTAAGGTATTTATGCCAACTAAtctatactttttatttttttccttccTATTGTATTGTCAACCAAAACTTTAAGAGCTATTGACTGTCTTGACACAATAACATCAGATTATGTTGCTCATTTAGTTGGAAAATGAtatgatttaatattttgtgTGAGCCATACACGTCTTGTTTTGCTTCTCTTTTCTATTTGACATATATAATTGTAAAGGGAAAAATTTGGGTTCATCAATTTGTGGAATATATAACCGTATGGAAAACTTTAGAGTTATATGCTATGaatctttttaaaaatttagctTTATTTCCTACCCTAATCTCCAATTCTGAACAATACATAAATAAATCCTTGTTTTATTTGTTAGCCAAGAATATGTGGATATAGTAGTCCGTGGCATTATCTACCTCTAGATAGATTTCTATGAGATCTTTCCTTATTAGATTACTGTGAGTTGGTTAGTTTTAAACAGCTCAGTAGCAGAGAGTTGTGGAGTGAATACAAGGTGTTTTGTTAAGTGTGCTCAATGAGGGCCAAACAAATAAAGGTGGGGGGAGTGAAATTGAATTGTTAATTTGTCAATGGAGTTTGATGTGGGTGGAGTGGCATTGGAAGATGTGAGAAGTGGGGGTGAGTAAGCTTTCTTCAAAATGTTTTGAGGAGGTTCGTAGATGTTGTTGGCAAAGAATAAAGTCAATCATATAGAAATGTTCTTTTTGAGGTAAAAGGATTTTCATTATACTATGGTATTATGAAAAATGTTGGTGCTAGAAGGTTGAGGGTGAGGGATAGAAGAAGTTACCAACTGTTGTGAGCAGGGAACTTTTGGGATATAATAAGATGACATACAGACAGATGGTCACCAAAAAGACAACATTTAAAGAGGTggtctttgaaaagaaaagggTGTTCACGCTATCAATTCATTTTCTAGAAACAATGTGGAGAAAAATGTTGATCGAACAGAAGTCGCCAAGAATTGGGGGTGGTAATGGTGGTCAATAGATAAAGCTTGGTTGTGATCTTAATCTTAATTTACTATAATACGTTTGTCTCACTTCTTATAACGAAGCATCAACAGTCATTAAGCACATTTCTCTAATAATACTATTGTGATTGAGTATGCtgattttaaataaatagttgAACTCTTAAATGTAGTGCCATTGTGGCTTGGTCAACTTAATCAGGCTCAATGAACCCATTATTGATGGTTGGAGCTTTTAGTAGGTTTAGTCATATTTTACTTTTTAGGTTATCTTTCTTAGGTTGGAAAATTAACTTGACTTTTCACTTTCTAGCCATGTAAGAgtattaaaattttcattttcatgtggcctttttaaattatttgtatGCAGGCCTCTATGGATGTTAATGATGATGAAGACGGCTCGGACCATGACAAAGATGGATTGTGGCCTTTCCATAGTTTTGTCGAGCAACTTCTACTTGATATGTTTGATCCTGGTATGCCTCTTATTTGTCTCTCATTGTTGATTATTAAGAGTATGCCTGCACATGTAATTTTTTGATGGGAATGGTTTCACCTGCATACTCTATTGCAGTTAAAATGATTATAATTGTATGGGTTGTTGTTGGTCCTGATATTACATTGTGTTTGTTGGGAGTATTACCGTTTATTATAGCTGACATCAACTTTAATTATTGCCAATCGTTACTATGGCTGTTATTATCAATATCCACTATAGTTATCATTATAATTATTTCTTTTGAGACTTTTGCAGTTGCTGCTGCTATTGATTTCTTATTTTGGCTCAATATCATGTCATTATTTGTTTATCTTCTAAAATGATATTGTTTGACCTTTAATTCCAGTATGGGAAGTTCGGCATGGAAGTGTGATGGCTCTAAGGGAAATTTTAACTCACCAAGGAGCTTCTGCTGGAGTATTTATGCCTGACTTGAGCTTGGATGGTGCACAGTTTTTTCAACTAGAAGATGAATTTGTATCACATagaatgaagagagaaagagcgATTGATTTGAATATACAAGGTCCAACTGATGAGTTTGAACCGAACATGAAAATGCCAAAGTTTACTGATGTGTCGTCTCCATGGGTGGATACAATGTCTGTTGCCAACATAGATTGTAACACTGACATCAATATAAAGGTTGAAGATGATAGTATCTGTGATCTGCCCGCTGAGCCCGTTACTGAGTTCTCTAATGTTAGCACTGTTAAGGTGGAATCAGATTCTCACCTTGATATTACATTGCATTCGAAGGAAGAAGATATTACATTGTATTCAAATAAAGAAGATACTGCACAGTATTCGAATAAAGAAGAGACTACACTGTATTCAAATAAAGAAGTAACTGAAACGGCCTTGTTCGAGGACTCCTCCAGCATTAAGGAAACAGATGTGATGAGAAACATATCTGAAAATTCTGAGCTGATGAACTGGATTAAATTGGCTAGGCATTCATGGCTTAAGAACTGCCAATTTCTTCAAGAATGTGCAATCCGTTTCCTTTGTGTTTTATCACTAGACCGGTATGCTCTTTGTTTAAAACTTTAGCTCATTGTTTTAAATGTATTATAGTTATTATAGCTGTTTTCCCCTTATCATGCTTTCTGATCTGACTCTTCCATGCCTTCTGTAATAATACATTTTACTTTTGTGTTGATCAATTGCAGTTTTGGAGATTATGTATCTGATCAGGTTGTTGCACCAGTACGGGAAACCTGTGCTCAGGCATTAGGTGTTGTTTTCAAGTACATGCATCCCACTCTACTCCATGAAACATTGACTATCTTGCTGGAGATGCAGGTAAATTTCATGTAAGCTCATGCGTTTTTGTTCTTAACTCTTAAGTGCAGGCTTCTGTGTTGTTTGATGTTCCATTGAGAATAATTATTATGCTTctgatatttatttatgttcagTTTAGA
This Cannabis sativa cultivar Pink pepper isolate KNU-18-1 chromosome 6, ASM2916894v1, whole genome shotgun sequence DNA region includes the following protein-coding sequences:
- the LOC115698282 gene encoding alkylated DNA repair protein ALKBH6 homolog; its protein translation is MEEEDNNNSSSSSKNKVDKFKIGSLPTLMYIPDFITHDQQTLLLNNINGAPHSKWKSLKNRRLQNWGGIVHEKGLLAQPLPPWLAKVTLKICEETGLFPAPINHVLINEYLPNQGIMPHQDGPAYFPVVAILSLGSPAVMDFTPHSRLMEENHKDDKTLDNPRPFSVLLMPCSLLIFKDSAYSDYLHGIKDSELQSFNGVVNEVEALNYQEQDSEEVKNIHRTSNRISLTCRLVLKVHKNLFKF